A single Camarhynchus parvulus chromosome 5, STF_HiC, whole genome shotgun sequence DNA region contains:
- the LOC115904066 gene encoding uncharacterized protein LOC115904066 produces MVWEKFLLLCYGCMILSQATENQSTEPNLAWELIQGFMHIWNHTNQGICINLPNSASEGFRFMMIWLNFSEILTRELDNLKKPGGNVTWGMVESWFLDQKEGQQWDPNGTWVEYKNAFYQLPRDSTWSDLWNQTCYRSLDTNPSETLQNVTSIPCTVVPWWDSPAEGRFFEHEYNLHWDAGWCIQIPDNPGTAQQVNRTNYEWAWSLKQIFDPISTLQWASRVPTGKIVEWEVEKSDCKDHQTTLPNGESICWKVRNRRSLTQSKSETSFLNCSRILDCTTGAGEPIETWYISELRTFIRDMCTCWDYPNYGYLNQDTRCNGSYENSETALSCGIPITHGPDQRRVWNSSSEAQEVPQGDLYQCSQAKYPAPRGTVWACSDGKMYSHLNMYDMAGLQCTVGFPTMCPSKTFNYTLYRNNKVRREIHNPTDAKGWIQGIQVPDYYTWGQNVALDLESFFVSSGVIQRHKYVLENLTRQVHVLSNWTGHSLRETNVQAPQASEMALQNRLAIDTLLLKENGVCGMLNLTDGECCVTVHNASTTIEEARQKMKEIAEQTGELFQAMQPKD; encoded by the coding sequence ATGGTTTGGGAAAAGTTTTTACTCTTATGTTATGGATGTATGATTCTGTCTCAAGCAACTGAAAATCAGAGTACTGAACCAAATTTAGCTTGGGAGTTGATACAAGGATTTATGCATATTTGGAATCATACAAATCAAGGAATATGTATTAACCTCCCCAACTCTGCATCAGAGGGGTTTAGATTTATGATGATTTGGTTAAATTTTTCGGAAATATTAACGAGAGAACTGGATAATCTTAAAAAACCCGGAGGAAATGTTACCTGGGGGATGGTGGAGTCCTGGTTCCTAGACCAGAAAGAAGGACAACAGTGGGATCCAAATGGGACATGGGTAGAATACAAGAACGCCTTTTACCAGCTCCCACGGGACTCTACTTGGAGCGATTTATGGAATCAGACATGCTATCGGTCATTAGACACCAACCCTTCTGAGACATTGCAAAATGTGACTTCTATCCCTTGCACGGTGGTACCATGGTGGGATTCTCCTGCTGAGGGTCGGTTTTTTGAACATGAGTACAATTTACATTGGGATGCAGGATGGTGTATACAAATCCCTGATAACCCAGGAACTGCGCAGCAAGTTAACCGAACAAATTATGAGTGGGCCTGGTCTCTGAAACAAATCTTTGATCCTATATCTACACTACAATGGGCTTCCAGGGTCCCCACAGGGAAAATAGTAGAATGGGAAGTGGAGAAATCAGACTGTAAGGACCATCAGACCACACTACCTAATGGAGAGAGCATCTGCTGGAAAGTGAGGAACCGTAGAAGCCTTACCCAAAGTAAATCAGAGACCTCCTTTCTGAATTGTTCCCGTATATTAGATTGTACCACAGGAGCAGGTGAGCCTATAGAAACCTGGTACATCTCGGAACTGAGAACTTTTATCCGGGACATGTGTACCTGTTGGGATTATCCCAACTATGGCTATCTAAACCAAGACACCCGATGCAATGGGTCTTATGAAAATTCAGAGACAGCACTATCCTGTGGCATTCCCATTACACACGGCCCTGACCAGAGAAGGGTCTGGAATTCAAGTAGTGAAGCACAGGAAGTTCCCCAAGGTGACCTGTATCAGTGTTCACAAGCTAAATATCCAGCTCCACGGGGAACAGTATGGGCATGTTCAGATGGGAAAATGTATTCCCACTTGAACATGTATGATATGGCTGGACTGCAGTGTACTGTTGGGTTTCCTACCATGTGTCCATCTAAAACGTTCAATTATACACTTTATCGTAACAACAAAGTGCGGAGAGAAATCCACAATCCAACCGATGCAAAAGGCTGGATTCAGGGGATTCAAGTCCCCGACTATTACACCTGGGGACAAAATGTTGCTTTAGACTTAGAATCATTTTTTGTGTCCAGTGGAGTTATCCAGCGGCACAAGTATGTCTTGGAGAACTTAACTAGGCAAGTCCATGTGTTAAGCAACTGGACCGGACACTCACTCAGGGAAACGAATGTGCAGGCCCCACAGGCATCGGAAATGGCTCTGCAGAACCGATTAGCCATAGATACGTTGTTGTTGAAAGAGAATGGAGTGTGTGGGATGCTAAACCTAACGGATGGAGAATGCTGTGTCACTGTCCATAACGCCAGCACCACCATAGAAGAGGCACGTCAGAAGATGAAGGAGATTGCTGAGCAAACGGGAGAGCTGTTTCAAGCAATGCAACCCAAGGACTAG